A genomic segment from Gorilla gorilla gorilla isolate KB3781 chromosome 3, NHGRI_mGorGor1-v2.1_pri, whole genome shotgun sequence encodes:
- the C3H4orf36 gene encoding uncharacterized protein C4orf36 homolog isoform X2 has protein sequence MVVALFGVHLPRQEPWDIALLAKTWYTNLANIKLPFLEEISFGGSVQLTKCTTIKDGLLPSAESIKLEREYEVKRLCKLKCQENTSKEIQLLLRERPAGLRRPLPSK, from the exons ACAGGAACCTTGGGATATTGCACTGCTTGCAAAGACCTGGTACACGAACCTAGCCAATATCAAGTTGCCTTTCTTGGAAGAAATTTCATTTGGTGGTTCTGTGCAGCTCACAAAATGTACCACCATTAAAGACGGACTGCTCCCTTCTGCAGAAT ctatcAAACTCGAAAGGGAGTATGAAGTGAAGCGTCTTTGTAAACTGAAGTGTCAAGAAAATACATCTAAGGAAATTCAGCTTCTCCTGAGGGAAAGGCCAGCCGGTTTGAGAAGACCTCTTCCATCTAAATGA